Below is a genomic region from Caulobacter rhizosphaerae.
GCTGTTCGGCGCGGCCAAGGCCGGGGTGGTGCTGGCCCCGATCGGCTGGCGGTTGGCCCCGCGCGAGATCGCCTACATCCTGGGCGACGCCGAGGCGCGGATGGTGTTCGTCGGCCCCGAGCTCCTGGCCCATGTCCGCGACGTGGCCGTGCTGATGCTGGATCACCCGATCGTCGTGGCCATGGAGGCCAACGACTATGGGCATCCGGTGTTCGAGGCCTGGCGCGACGCGGCCGGAGGCGGGCCGCCGGACGTGGCGATCACCTCTGCCGACGTCGCCGTCCAGCTCTACACCTCGGGCACCACCGGCCGGCCGAAGGGCGCGATGCTGACCCACGCCAACATCGTGGTCCCCCGCCGGCTGGCCGCCCAGGCCGACCTCGACTGGAACCGCTGGGGCCCGGAGGACGTCAGCCTGGTGGCCATGCCGGTGGCCCATATCGGCGGCACGGGCTGGGGCGTGGTCGGGCTGATCAACGGCGCCAAGGGCGTGGTGGCCCGCGAGTTCGACCCGACCAAGGTGCTGGACTTCATCGAGAAGGACCGGGTCTCCAAGATGTTCATGGTGCCCGCCGCCTTGCAGGTGGTGGTGCGGCTGCCCCGCGCCCGCCAGGTCGACTACAGCCGCCTGACCCACATCCTGTACGGCGCGGCGCCGATCCCGCTGGACCTGTTGCGCGAGTGCGTCGCGGTGTTCGGCTGCGGCTTCGTCCAGCAGTACGGCATGACCGAGACGACCGGCACGGTGGTCTATCTGCCGCCCGAGGACCACGATCCGGACGGCGGCGTTCGCATGCGCTCGGCCGGCCTGCCCATGCCGGGCGCCGAGTTGAGGATCCTCGACGAGCACGGCCAGGTCCTGCCGCCGGGCGAGGTCGGCGAGGTGGCGGTGCGCTCGCCCGCCAACATGGCCGGCTACTGGAAGCTGCCCGAGGCGACAGCCCTGGCCGTCGACGCCGACGGCTGGCTGCGGACCGGCGACGCCGGCTATCTTGACGCCGACGGCTACCTGTTCATCCACGACCGGGTGAAGGACATGATCATCTCGGGCGGCGAGAACATCTATCCGGCCGAGGTCGAGAGCGCGGTCTACGGCCATCCGCACGTGGCCGAGGTGGCGGTGATCGGCGTGCCCGACGACACCTGGGGCGAGGCGGTCAAGGCGGTGGTCGCTCTCAAGCCCGGCGCGCCCGAGGACCCGGCCGACATCATCGCCTTCGCCAAGGGCCGCATCGCCGGCTTCAAGGCGCCCAAGACCGTCGACTTCATCGGCGCCTTGCCCCGCAACGCCTCGGGCAAGATCCTGCGGCGGGAACTGCGCGAGCCGTACTGGGCGGGCAAAAGCCGACGGGTGAATTAGGGTTGCTTGCTCGGTCAGGGGGCGAATTCCTCGTCCTTCGACAGGCTCAGGATGAGGCATTCGAGTTCATCGCCGCGAAACTAGCCCTCATCCTGAGCTTGTCGAAGGACGAGGGCGGCCCGCCAATGGCGGCCGGTTTAGCGTTCGGAAGGAAGACCTGATGGCGGATGGCCCCGGTCGCATCGCAGGTCTCATCCAGGGCCTCTACCAGCTCGAGGGGGCTCCGCGGGTCGACTTTCGCCGGCCGGCCGGCGAGCCGGCCCTCGCCGCGCCGGACTCGGTGTCGTGGCGGGTGTTCAAGAACCCGGTCGCGCTGTTCGTCGGCGGGGTGAGCGCGGTGATCCTGGAACTGGCCGAGCCGCGCGTGCGCACCGGGGTCTGGGAGCATTCCAGCTTCCGGACCGATCCGCTGCCGCGCCTGAAGCGCACCGGCCTGGCGGCGATGGTCACGGTCTATGGCGCGCGTTCGACGGCCGAGGCGA
It encodes:
- a CDS encoding fatty acid--CoA ligase, translating into MSGPAVDFDRLTTLGDVARYHHEVRPEATALVFEGRSTTFAQFDRHTDQVANALLAEGLVKGDRIAYVGKNSDHYFELLFGAAKAGVVLAPIGWRLAPREIAYILGDAEARMVFVGPELLAHVRDVAVLMLDHPIVVAMEANDYGHPVFEAWRDAAGGGPPDVAITSADVAVQLYTSGTTGRPKGAMLTHANIVVPRRLAAQADLDWNRWGPEDVSLVAMPVAHIGGTGWGVVGLINGAKGVVAREFDPTKVLDFIEKDRVSKMFMVPAALQVVVRLPRARQVDYSRLTHILYGAAPIPLDLLRECVAVFGCGFVQQYGMTETTGTVVYLPPEDHDPDGGVRMRSAGLPMPGAELRILDEHGQVLPPGEVGEVAVRSPANMAGYWKLPEATALAVDADGWLRTGDAGYLDADGYLFIHDRVKDMIISGGENIYPAEVESAVYGHPHVAEVAVIGVPDDTWGEAVKAVVALKPGAPEDPADIIAFAKGRIAGFKAPKTVDFIGALPRNASGKILRRELREPYWAGKSRRVN